In one window of Fusobacteria bacterium ZRK30 DNA:
- a CDS encoding cob(I)yrinic acid a,c-diamide adenosyltransferase, translated as MSISTKGGDKGKTSLWSGERIAKNNARVEAYGTIDELNSHLGEAKHYVKLERVKEIIEDIQHDLFRVGGSLATVGEFSKPIEKHHVDHITDMVHELEKEFEFKGFIVPGMTLQSAKLDIARTVARRAERRVLSLGDEAEISEEVKKYVNRLSDLIYLLARIEEKAEGKLKLEEWK; from the coding sequence ATGTCTATAAGTACTAAAGGTGGAGATAAGGGAAAAACATCTCTTTGGAGCGGAGAGAGAATAGCCAAGAATAATGCCAGGGTAGAAGCCTATGGAACAATAGATGAGCTGAATTCACATCTTGGAGAAGCAAAGCATTATGTAAAACTAGAGAGGGTAAAAGAGATAATAGAGGATATACAGCATGATCTATTCAGGGTCGGGGGAAGTCTGGCTACTGTAGGTGAGTTCAGTAAACCGATTGAAAAGCATCATGTGGATCATATCACAGATATGGTGCATGAGCTGGAAAAAGAGTTTGAATTTAAAGGTTTTATAGTGCCGGGAATGACGTTGCAGTCTGCTAAACTGGATATAGCAAGAACTGTAGCAAGGAGAGCTGAAAGAAGAGTATTATCCTTGGGAGATGAGGCAGAAATAAGTGAGGAAGTGAAAAAATATGTAAACAGACTTTCTGATCTTATATACCTTTTGGCAAGGATAGAAGAAAAAGCTGAAGGGAAGTTAAAGTTAGAGGAATGGAAGTAA
- a CDS encoding YegS/Rv2252/BmrU family lipid kinase: protein MKKVKLIYNPFSGNNKIINEIDTIIGVYQKHGYQLIPFRISYEASLEDAFTDLNDGSWDHLLLAGGDGSVSDSINMMKKEKIDLPVGILPTGTANDFAKCIGIPATLKEACEQIINSKSKKIDLGYVNGKFFINVLSFGLFTEVSQNTPTNLKNTMGKLAYYINGIKELPKFKKLKVFVEGEEYFYVGDAFLVFIFNGKTAGNINIAYKAELDDGMLDVIIVKADLVHTAKSFLNFLIRNHLEDSDDGITYFRTNNIRIDCAEEIRTDIDGEKGPEFPLHISCKEHSLNILGYRKAEPKHIDKFLENLRSSLPKKTK from the coding sequence GTGAAAAAAGTAAAGTTAATATATAACCCCTTTTCAGGGAATAATAAAATAATAAATGAGATAGATACGATAATAGGAGTATATCAAAAACATGGATATCAGCTGATACCCTTTAGAATCTCCTATGAGGCTTCTTTAGAAGATGCTTTTACAGATTTGAATGATGGCAGCTGGGATCATCTTCTCCTGGCCGGCGGAGATGGATCTGTCAGTGATAGTATCAATATGATGAAAAAAGAGAAAATAGATCTACCGGTTGGTATCCTGCCCACAGGGACAGCCAATGATTTTGCTAAGTGTATAGGAATACCAGCTACTCTAAAGGAAGCCTGTGAACAGATAATAAATTCTAAATCAAAAAAGATTGATCTGGGATACGTCAATGGAAAGTTTTTTATAAATGTATTGAGTTTTGGATTGTTTACGGAAGTATCTCAAAATACTCCTACAAACCTAAAAAATACCATGGGGAAACTGGCTTATTATATCAATGGAATCAAAGAACTTCCAAAATTTAAGAAATTAAAGGTATTTGTAGAGGGAGAGGAATATTTTTATGTAGGAGATGCTTTTTTAGTATTTATTTTTAACGGGAAAACAGCCGGGAATATTAATATTGCATATAAAGCGGAGTTAGATGACGGGATGTTAGACGTGATAATAGTAAAAGCAGATCTAGTACATACAGCTAAATCATTTTTAAATTTTTTAATTAGAAATCACTTGGAAGACAGCGATGACGGGATAACTTATTTTAGGACTAATAATATCAGGATAGATTGTGCTGAGGAGATCCGTACCGATATAGATGGAGAAAAAGGACCAGAGTTTCCACTGCATATAAGCTGCAAAGAACATAGTTTAAATATCCTAGGATATAGGAAGGCCGAACCTAAACACATAGATAAATTTTTAGAAAATCTGAGATCGAGCTTACCTAAGAAAACAAAGTAA
- a CDS encoding M20 family metallopeptidase has protein sequence MNRLREIDKVLHSIPEIGLKEYKTAEFIRKNLSKNNIPYDISAETGTLVYFQGEESEITAFRADIDALPLADDSNHLSPSLNPGFSHACGHSGHASALLETILRVDERIKKGMKLKKSLLFIFQPGEEGVGGAKYIIKSESFEKYKDRIKCFFATHVKPDISQGVISIKEGYLSAQNVNLNWDIKGQGCHGAYPHMGIDIVVVISDLIGAYQTIRSRNIDPDDMYILTIGKFLTGSKVDGKFEPGGARNIIPNNIELEGTIRMFDPKYIEVSKKRMESINRGYEEAYGIKINMDFQPNYPPMVNDSQLYKEITETLKNLDIKYEVAKKMTGSEDFSFYREIAPTFMFFTGIRDEERGHTAPLHSPFFGYDFQALETIIKVYMGIIGTEEI, from the coding sequence TTGAATAGATTGCGTGAGATAGATAAGGTGTTGCACTCTATCCCTGAAATAGGTTTAAAAGAGTATAAAACTGCAGAGTTTATAAGAAAAAATTTAAGTAAAAATAATATTCCCTATGATATTTCAGCAGAAACAGGAACTTTAGTTTATTTTCAAGGGGAGGAATCGGAGATAACGGCTTTTAGAGCAGACATAGATGCACTTCCATTAGCAGATGATTCAAACCATCTCTCTCCGTCTTTAAATCCAGGTTTCTCCCATGCCTGCGGTCATTCAGGACACGCATCAGCTTTACTTGAAACGATTTTACGGGTAGATGAAAGGATAAAAAAAGGAATGAAACTAAAAAAATCTCTTTTATTTATCTTCCAGCCTGGTGAGGAAGGGGTAGGAGGAGCTAAATATATAATAAAAAGTGAGTCTTTTGAAAAATATAAGGATAGAATAAAGTGCTTTTTTGCAACCCATGTAAAACCAGATATATCTCAGGGTGTCATATCTATCAAGGAAGGGTATTTATCCGCTCAAAATGTAAACCTTAACTGGGATATTAAGGGGCAGGGGTGTCATGGTGCCTACCCTCATATGGGAATAGATATTGTAGTGGTGATATCTGATCTCATAGGTGCATATCAGACAATAAGGTCTAGAAATATTGATCCAGATGATATGTATATCTTGACTATAGGTAAATTTTTGACAGGATCTAAGGTAGACGGTAAGTTTGAACCTGGAGGAGCAAGAAATATTATACCAAATAATATAGAGTTAGAAGGTACAATAAGGATGTTTGATCCTAAGTATATAGAGGTCTCTAAAAAAAGAATGGAGTCTATAAACCGTGGATATGAAGAAGCCTATGGTATCAAAATTAATATGGATTTTCAACCAAACTACCCTCCTATGGTTAATGATTCTCAATTATATAAAGAGATAACTGAGACCTTAAAAAATTTGGATATTAAATATGAGGTCGCCAAAAAAATGACGGGATCGGAAGACTTTTCCTTCTATAGGGAGATCGCTCCTACTTTTATGTTTTTTACAGGAATCAGAGATGAAGAGAGGGGACATACTGCACCATTACACAGTCCTTTCTTTGGTTATGATTTTCAGGCATTGGAAACAATAATTAAAGTATATATGGGGATTATAGGTACAGAAGAAATATAA
- a CDS encoding nucleoside kinase, with protein sequence MNLKYFSTLKFIFIKATNDLFPNSQVKILHSLNNGVLGEIIRENSITEEEVQLIKERMSEIIHSDIPVKRQDMKSCKFVKNSCFDRREDIARLVEYSPDHDISLYEMDGFYDFFHNGLFPSTGYINLFDILKYEDNNGIILKAPVKEGVYTLPKTVDHPKLAKIFCESERWGEILGIPDVGALNKVSQEDDIGELIRVNEALHEKKLAYIADEITNCKDIKLVTVAGPSSSGKTTFTKRLAIQLRANGVKPVVVSLDNYYRGRKYIPLDENGEKDFESIDGLDLNLLNEHLVKLTAGKEVEIPIYNFHTGQRETKGVKTQLSENGLLLIEGIHGLNEKLTSHIEKKHKFKIYISCLTALNIDDHNRIPTSEVRKLRRIVRDSLSRGTSANGTLDMWDSIRKGEGKNIFPYQEEADAIFNSNLIYELGVLKRYAIKELKKIDSSSQHYEEAIRLIKFLSYFREIDKELVPDNSILKEFIGGSYFYKY encoded by the coding sequence ATGAACCTAAAATATTTTTCAACATTAAAATTTATATTTATTAAAGCTACAAATGACCTGTTTCCAAATTCCCAGGTAAAGATACTTCATTCACTAAATAATGGGGTTTTAGGAGAAATCATAAGGGAAAATAGTATCACAGAAGAGGAAGTCCAGTTGATCAAAGAGAGGATGAGTGAGATAATACATTCAGATATTCCTGTAAAGAGACAGGATATGAAAAGCTGTAAATTTGTTAAAAATTCATGTTTTGATCGTAGGGAAGATATAGCAAGACTGGTTGAATACTCTCCTGATCATGATATAAGTTTATATGAGATGGATGGATTTTATGACTTTTTCCATAACGGGTTATTTCCCAGTACTGGTTATATCAATTTATTTGATATTTTAAAATATGAGGATAATAATGGAATAATTTTAAAGGCTCCTGTGAAAGAGGGAGTATACACTCTTCCTAAAACTGTAGATCACCCTAAATTAGCAAAGATATTTTGTGAGAGCGAAAGATGGGGTGAAATCTTGGGTATTCCAGATGTAGGAGCACTAAATAAAGTAAGCCAAGAGGATGATATCGGGGAGTTAATCAGGGTCAACGAGGCATTGCATGAAAAAAAATTAGCTTATATAGCAGATGAGATAACTAACTGTAAGGATATTAAACTGGTTACGGTAGCGGGACCCTCTTCATCGGGGAAAACTACATTTACCAAAAGGCTGGCTATTCAGTTAAGGGCAAATGGAGTAAAACCAGTAGTGGTATCCTTGGATAACTACTATAGAGGAAGAAAATATATCCCTTTAGATGAAAATGGGGAAAAAGATTTTGAATCTATAGATGGTTTGGACTTAAATTTATTGAATGAGCATTTGGTTAAGTTAACTGCAGGAAAGGAAGTAGAAATTCCCATATATAATTTTCATACTGGCCAGAGGGAAACCAAGGGAGTCAAGACTCAGCTTTCTGAAAATGGACTTCTTTTGATTGAGGGAATTCATGGGCTGAATGAAAAGTTGACTAGTCATATTGAAAAAAAACATAAATTTAAAATATATATCAGCTGTCTGACTGCATTAAATATTGATGATCATAATAGGATCCCAACCAGTGAAGTTAGGAAATTAAGGAGAATTGTGAGGGATTCACTATCTCGTGGAACTTCTGCCAATGGTACTTTGGATATGTGGGACTCTATACGAAAGGGAGAGGGGAAAAATATTTTTCCATACCAGGAGGAAGCAGATGCTATATTCAACTCCAATTTAATCTATGAATTGGGAGTGTTAAAAAGGTATGCAATAAAGGAACTGAAGAAGATAGACTCATCTAGTCAGCACTATGAGGAAGCTATAAGACTCATAAAATTCTTGAGTTACTTCAGGGAGATAGATAAGGAATTGGTTCCGGATAATTCCATATTAAAGGAATTTATAGGTGGCAGTTATTTTTATAAATATTAG
- a CDS encoding FAD-dependent oxidoreductase has protein sequence MKYLILGNGIAGISAAISVREHDETGKISVVTKSPMPFYYRIRLIEYLAKKTPIEKLIAYGEAFYDDKEIEVTLNKEAVRIDSENKKVEFSDGSVMTYDRLLLATGARPRYPNIEGMDKKGILKFRGASDSDEIIRHIEICDRVVVLGGGILGIEAANSLVNSGKHVTVIESADRLLHRQLDREGSEILQKTLEEKKIKFILGKTVKRVLGDKSVRGIEFEDGTIFDTGCIVLSAGIIPRLELCESAGIDFNRGIIVDEHMETNVKGIFAAGDAAEYKGTLYGLWAPSKEQGEVAGGNMTGIKIRSYNPTLPEVRLKVTGISLFSGGKIDENGAVIYKYNKNGIYRKFFVRENKIVGAILIGDIKTSMMAGHFIRAKEGPEALDGLYE, from the coding sequence ATGAAATATCTTATATTAGGAAATGGAATTGCAGGAATATCTGCTGCAATTTCTGTCAGAGAACATGACGAAACAGGGAAAATATCTGTTGTGACTAAGTCACCTATGCCGTTTTATTACAGGATAAGGCTGATTGAATATCTTGCAAAAAAAACTCCTATAGAAAAGTTGATAGCTTACGGAGAAGCTTTTTACGATGATAAGGAGATAGAGGTGACTTTAAATAAGGAAGCTGTCAGGATAGATAGTGAAAATAAAAAAGTAGAATTTTCAGATGGAAGTGTAATGACCTATGACAGACTTCTCTTAGCTACAGGAGCAAGACCTCGTTACCCGAATATAGAAGGGATGGATAAGAAGGGGATTCTTAAATTTCGTGGAGCTAGTGATTCAGATGAGATAATACGGCATATAGAGATATGTGATCGTGTTGTGGTATTAGGAGGAGGGATTTTAGGAATAGAAGCTGCTAATTCTTTGGTAAACTCAGGTAAACATGTTACCGTAATAGAATCAGCTGACAGGCTGCTCCATAGACAGTTAGACAGGGAAGGGTCTGAAATATTACAAAAGACATTAGAGGAGAAGAAGATAAAATTTATATTAGGAAAGACCGTCAAAAGAGTTTTAGGTGATAAAAGTGTAAGGGGAATAGAGTTTGAAGATGGGACTATTTTTGACACAGGATGCATTGTTCTTTCAGCAGGAATTATCCCAAGGCTGGAGTTGTGTGAAAGTGCAGGGATTGATTTTAATAGAGGAATTATCGTGGACGAACATATGGAAACTAATGTAAAGGGTATTTTTGCTGCCGGAGATGCTGCTGAATATAAGGGAACTCTTTATGGACTTTGGGCACCTTCTAAGGAACAGGGAGAAGTAGCCGGGGGGAATATGACTGGTATTAAAATTCGCAGCTATAACCCTACCTTGCCTGAGGTACGTCTTAAAGTTACAGGGATATCACTGTTTTCAGGAGGGAAGATAGACGAGAATGGAGCAGTTATCTACAAATATAATAAAAACGGTATATATAGAAAATTCTTTGTAAGGGAGAATAAAATAGTGGGAGCTATTCTTATTGGTGATATAAAAACGTCCATGATGGCAGGCCACTTTATAAGGGCAAAAGAGGGACCTGAAGCTCTGGACGGATTGTATGAATAG
- a CDS encoding dihydrofolate reductase — protein MVNMIYSISYKENIVGNKDTNDLVFSIREDLQFFKEMTIGTTMIMGRKTFESLPTGGLPKRKHVIVSNKIKTAEDAKEILGEKYIENLTFINLDGLEEYIKGESKTNNISIIGGAMLYSHFLEDKNLFDLVSNVYATEVERVPEIKNPVRLMAHGSLKEKCNFEVVKIGQGKDRLDNNNLVDYKVIRYFKG, from the coding sequence ATGGTTAATATGATCTATTCTATCTCTTACAAAGAGAATATAGTAGGAAATAAAGATACAAATGATTTGGTATTTAGTATCAGGGAAGATCTTCAGTTTTTTAAGGAAATGACCATTGGAACTACTATGATAATGGGAAGAAAAACCTTTGAATCTTTGCCTACCGGGGGACTGCCTAAAAGGAAACATGTGATAGTCTCAAATAAAATAAAAACAGCAGAAGATGCTAAAGAAATTTTAGGTGAAAAATATATTGAAAATCTGACATTTATAAATTTAGATGGTTTAGAAGAGTATATTAAAGGGGAAAGTAAGACCAACAATATCTCGATAATTGGAGGAGCTATGCTTTACTCTCATTTTTTAGAGGATAAAAATCTATTTGATCTGGTTTCTAATGTCTATGCTACCGAAGTGGAAAGAGTACCAGAGATTAAAAATCCCGTAAGGCTCATGGCACATGGTAGTCTAAAAGAAAAGTGCAATTTTGAAGTTGTTAAAATTGGTCAGGGGAAAGACAGGCTGGATAACAACAATTTAGTTGATTATAAAGTAATCAGATATTTCAAGGGGTAG